CAATCAGGTCACCTCTGATCCACCACTCTGCCAAAGAGACAGTACGTGGTGCAACTGCTCCCATGCCAAACTTTCCACCTGAGTGcggctgtcatttactgatctCTCTAATAAACATTAACCCATGTGACTATCACGtatattattaggaataatcTTAAATTACTATTAAAGTgattcaattaaatattttgggGCATACCACATATGCTTATATGTTGTATTCTGACTTTGTTTGGAATCTAGTCCCATTTGAaattctattgtttttttacaacctCAAGGGAAGGTTATATTTTCACTCATGTCTGTTTGAgtgatgttttatttgtcagcagAATTACCAAAACCTACTTAACTGATTTCCACCAAACAGGGATAGGGCCTGGGAAGAACCTTCCAGGAGTGGTTTCAATTTTTTGGACTATGTTTTTATGACTAATGAATCAGACCgcttgtttttttctatatttctacTAAAGGAACTTAACAATCATGTGTAGCATCATTCTGCCTTAGCAGATGTGGATGCTATTCCTTGTGTGTCTTCATTGTTTGCGATATGTTTTATTGGCAAAGTCACACTATAGTGTTGTGTAATACTTTGGAAATCTCCTTATGCCATGCTATGGCTACAAATTCCATATAACATATAATTGTATATAGCAGTGAATCTGAACAATACATGATGTATGATTAGTGTTCACTGCTGTCTGCCATATTTGATGCTACTACTATTATTATCTTTCATACATCCATACACTTATTTACTTCCTATATTAGcatatatatatggaataaaCTATAGGTTCAAATGAACTGATATATCCAGCGGAAGGTGTTGCCtgaaggccaatgtatgcttctccgttttgacagacacggacagataggaccgccttctccaacgtggaacgccctctcggggcctctccgcggctcctcggagagcttttcgtgcagctctcatttttctaactacacgtcgaaatggcggacagcccacggatagcccttggctgtgattggtccgctattGCGAGCATTTCGGGacaacatcatttccggacctctaacttcctgtttcattccctaaatcacaataaacctaaatcacaactacgactctatgattaaagtgacaagtgtgttaagccagcagtGTTGGCCGGCTGActgtggctggttagagcacttacagcacgtgtgtacggtcacatacggttataacaaACTTTGATAACGGGgatagcgggctagccaccatgctaactgtggtgggaacagcgcaaaaacccgctgactttaatcccacagctctcatgacactgtttctcaacaccgtcaggttagaagcaaacacttggtagtagttagtatcgggagtccctgctgactgtgtgtggaagctggggggaagacagctgcctctgtgtagcttcaagctgttgcagctgttgaattagcaatgcagtttggaaacaagaccggggtacCGTTGcgctaagacacgataacataagcattttgacccgctgggtgtcactttatttctgcaaaactgtcgcgtcatccacatcctttttctgttgtcatcgttcactgtgtgtgtgaggagccgggggggacgtaaataaaccagcgtggacttcttctatatacctcatgaggtaggcttctctaagctcgacttccgttgcgccaactactgttctggcggtgaattgttttcggaacaaaaaggctcgtagaactataaatcaaaaagtgtccgtccgctccgtccgtccgtccttccgcaacggactcggagaagcatacagaggccttGAGGCTGTCGTACCTCTAAATCGATCGACCTCTAAACACCTGTCTTTTTCATTAGTTAACTTACTGCAATTGTAGAGACGGTTGAGTTTGGTTCGGTCACTAGCACTTAACCCCATCCTCTGACCAATCACATCCATGAAAGAGGGGCTGTTGGTGATGATGGTGGGCTCCGAGCCGATGCTGAAGGAAGTCTTACTGTAGTGCATCACTGAACTGTAGTCATAGGGGACGCCCAGAGCACTGGACACTTGGTCATCATATGTCTTGAAGTTGTCCTCTTTTCCTGAGGAAGGCATAAAAAGAAGCTTGGTTTTGTGATTTTTTACAGATATGGATAGAGTAACAGGGGGTATGGATGTATTAAGATGGTAGATGAACATGAGGAGAAAAATTCAGCACAGCTTCTGTACAGTTTAAATAGTCTTGCATTAAAtctattataatatttaatgcttttactttatttacatttctatgACAGTGCTCATGTTATCAACGTTACCCGGTTTAATTTGATCCACCATGATTTTGACGTATTCATCGCGGTCAGCTCTGGCGTGCTCGTGCTGAAATCCAAGAGCATGCAGGAACTCATGCACAACCTTTCCAATCCTATCACATCTTTTACCAATGGACAATcgctgctctccctcctgctggTTGCCCACAAAGGAGGAGCATCTACAGAGAGGGGAAGCAAGATGCAAGTTTTTCAAAGTGGCCTTCAGGTGTTTTGCTCCTTAGATATTGAAAGAGCGTTtcaattcattaatttatttatatagcgccaCACATTACCTCAAGGCATCGTAAGGTTAAGATGATTGTGTACCTGCATGACCCAAGAGATAAGCCACTAAATTTTTGGAGTGGATTTGGGAGATCCAATGTTAGCCTTGGCAGATGTATGTGCTCTCTCTTAAGTCAAGTTTCATGTTGCGTGTAATATTAGCATCGGTTAATATGACATGAATACATCAGCTAATGCATAGGGTGCAGCATTTTGTGCATTGGATGTGTGTTATGACTGTTGACAAAGAAACATACTACCAGCATGTCATgcaatgtaatgttatgtaataaTGTACAAGTCTGAAGGTGAAAACTCAACTCACCCGCTGCCTTTGTACACAGAGATGTAGTTCTTTTCTCCGTTCCACGGTGTGAAGTCAATACAGGTCTTCAGTCTGTACTGGTCAAAGGCCTTTAGGATCACCCCCTTTGCATTCATTTCTATATGttccaaattaaaattaaataatatgttaCTTCAGTGCATAACCATGGCACGTACTATGAATTTCCACACAGTGTTTTACCCAGACTGTCCTCAAGGTAGTAAGGAATGGTTGTAGGCCAGCGATACGAATCTTCGATCATGATGTTTCTGCCGCGTGGCTTACAGGAATGAAGAAAACCAAGAAAGATATACCAAGATAGTGAATAAGAAACCGATGAAGGAGAATTGCTTTGAATTGTGGTTCaacagaatcatttaaaaaaactaaataatgaaaatggcctggacaaaaatgatggttcccttaacttaatattttgttgcacaACCTTTTGAGGCAATCACTGCAATCAAGCGATTTCTGTAACTCTCAATGAGACTTCTGCACCTGTCAACAGGTATTTTGGCATACTCCTCGTGATCAAACTGCTCCAGCTGTCTGAGGTTCGAAGGGTCTCTTCTCCAGACTGCATGTTTCAGCTCCTTCCACAGATGTTCAATAGGATTTAGATCAGGGTTCCTAGCAGGCCACTTTAGAATAGTCCAATGTTTTGCTCTGAGCCATTCCTGGGTGTTTCTAGCTGTGTGTTTTGGGTCATTATCCTGTTGGAGGACTCATGACCGGCGACTGACAGTGTTCTTGTCTTTGTatgcttcattaaaaaaaacagtgcttttcattgaaaaataaggacatttctaagtgaccccaaacttttgaacggtagtgtatatATATCATGCTCAATTGCAACTGTGTGTAGGTCTGAAGTAGGAGTTAGTGTAATGGTAACTTAAGGCATGCAGATTCAACAATGAGCTGTTTATCCACCAGGTAGATACTGCCCAAAGTCTGTGAACATTGTGCTGATGTGACTTGCCAAAAAGCTCCAGTTTTGTTTCATCTGTCCAAAGGACATTCTCCCAGAAGCTTTGTGGCTTGTCAATATGCATTTTGGCGCATTCCAGTCCCTTCTTATTATGATTTGCTTTCAACAGTGCTGTTCTCCTCTGTCGTCTTCCATGAAGTCCACTTTGGCTCAAACAGCGACGGCTGGTGCGATCTGACACTGACGGACCTTGACCTTGGAGTTCACCTCTAATCTCTTTGGATGTTGTTCTGGGCTCTTTGGTTACCATTCTTATTATCCGTCTCTTCATTTTGTCATAAATTTTCCTCATGCAGCCACTTCCAGGGAGGTTGGCTACATTCCCTTGGACTTTAAACTTCTGAATAATATGTCCAACTGTAGTCACATGAACATTAAGCTGCTTGGAGATGGTCTCATAGCCTTTACCTTTAACATGCTTGTCTATTTGTTTCTTTCTAATCTCCTGAGACAACTCTGTCCTTAGCTTTATCTGGTTTATGTTCAGTGTGGTACACACCATGATACCAAACAGCACAGTGACTACTTTTCACCCTTTAAATAGGCAGACTGACTGATAACAAATTTGAAGACACCTGCGATGCTAATTAGAGGACACACCTTAGTTTAACATGTCACTATGGTCAAATTATTTTCAATCTTTTCTAGGAGTACCATCATTTTTGTCCAGGccattttcattagtttgttttttaatgattctGTTGAACCACAATTCAAAAACAATGTCAGATTTTCATTAGTTAATTTACAGTaagattgtatttattattaattttgtcAGCTTCAAGTTACTTCAGTGACCATTCtggtttttttctgtctttaacgGAAGGGTACCAAAAATGTTgtccatgtgtgtatatatatataatatttagcTATGTTATCCGCATAACCATTAAATTgcataaatgtattatttgaatTGCTGATTAGTTGTTTCACCTCCCATCTGATCATTAATAGGACAATGAATCACCAGCAGAGAATGAATCAGTCAAtccaatttgatttgtatagccaatattcacCTTATAAAACAAAAGATATGCATAGAATCTTTTTCTGTGCTCAAAATATTCCTTAATGCACCCAGAGCGCCCCACTCAACCTGGCTTGAAGATCCAGATTACTAAAAAGTAGTCGCAACAGAGTCTTTGTCATGATAAATCACTGACCATTTCAATATCTCCCTCCAGCAGGTCCAGCTCGGCCGCTGCAAAGAAATAATGTGTTTGCATGAGAAAAGCCTCAGAAACATTTGATGACATAATACaacagaaccaaacaaaaaacaattcgAGTCCTCAAACCTTGATTGATGTCGAAGATGTCCCAGTCACGACCTTCATCAACATCAGTTACTGCAGTAACAGAATCAATCATAATGAGATCACAATATGATGAGcttaaacatacaaaaaaaagattCGGAGATAGACATTACTTTAGTATTGCTGAACTAGTTCCAAATATGCAGCGGTATGGACATACactatgtatacatatataatcatttatatatataaacttaaGAAGAAatacactaaacacacacatatatataatttatccATTTTACCTTCAATTTacaattgtttttcattctaaTACAGCCCCAAGAAATAGTAATATCTCTGCTTTAGCAACATTCAGACTGAAATACTTGTACATGGagtaaaatgtcaatgttttgtCTCCCTCTTTTGATCAGTACTGAACGAGAAACCCCTCATATTATCTGACTCACCTGTTTCCCCTGTTAGTGCAGCTGCcgtctgtaaaataaattatataaagcAACtaacatttattgaaaaaaactaTGCCATCATTTAATTGTGAAACATTAACTGTCATCCTGCCTTGCAAAGTGCTCCATACTCACCAAACCCAGGCCAAAAAGCAGAGTTAGGAACCGGAGTGACATGACTCCTGCTGCTGACACACTGTGTTGTTTCGATCCTTGATGAGTCTGGGGTAGAgttgctgctttgtttttgtacagATAAAAGTGCAGCATGCAATAGTCACTTTTATGACTCTGGTTGGAGAAGATTATGTGACTGTGTAATTCATTATATACAACAAGCATACAGTACAAATTAACTGACCTGGCTTGGAAAGGATGTCTATTCCCAGCAGATTCTGAGAATATTAACTGCTTGGAACCGTTTGAATTTACAATCAATAATCTAGGCTACACAATGGTGAATGTTTAACCGTGTAAATAGATGAGTGAACCAGAGTTTTATTTCCGACAGTATGGAAAgagctttgaaaaaaacaaaggtcATCGGTGTAATGTTGCGCAGTGCTCAGCAAAAACCCTCCGCTATTATTTtatcaaagaaagaaaacatcttatTTAACAACCCTCCACAATAATCTGTTTGGAACTCATACATTTTTGTAGGGACTTGAAGATTTAATCATccaatgataaaaataaacaaatggcaAGGTAAATGTTTTCATAGTGCTGTTTAATGTGTATTGACCAATTCAGTGTCAACTCATGTACTACATTCTGTGCTCTTATTTGATATGGTTAGTGCACATGGACAGGAGGGGCAGGGAAAAAGGAATTGAACCATAGACCACTACCCAGGGGATTTTTGGGGATTTGTGGTGTGCGTCCAAATCATTAAGCTATCAGGTTGCACCAATGATTTTTCTAGATACTATGTTAATGATGAACTTACAGCACACATTCTTTCATCGATCAATCTTCTGAGCTGGAAATGACAGCTGGCTCAGCTATTTGATCATAGCCCATTGGATGAGCTTGAACTCTGCCTGCACTGCAGCTTTAATTCTGATGGGATGTTTCCAGGACAGCAGAGGTCAAAAGCAAATTAAGCATTGAATCCATGCTTGGTTCATGTGGGCCCAAATGGCTTAAATGCACTTTTGGTGTCAAGATACGAAGATCTGTCATTACAAGTTGGACATTTTCAGAAGTATAGTTACACATTACTATTTTGCTGAGCGTTCTGATTCCTAGTTCAACTCGATCTTAGTAACCATTTTCTTTAGGACAGCAGACATCTTAGAAACACTTTATCATTGGTACCAGACAACTTTGACACAATTTTTCAAACACCTTGTACAACTCTCATAAAGGGACCCAAAACTACAATGGAAGCCAGCTGTTTCATATAGTTaagctatgctaagctaactagtTGCtagctgtagcttcatatttattGGACAGTAAATGGCAGAGAAAGTTCATACTTCCCAAAATGTTTAACAGCAGATGCAGAACAGATATGTAAACATGTTATATCACATTTGCATAGATTTTACTAAAAAAGACTCATCCACAAACAAGTTGCAAATCATCATTTCAAAGATTGTTACTACACTTCAACCACCAGCAGAGGCATCAGTTTATCTTTAAATGTGGCTTTCAACTGTCTCAAAAACACGTGCTCCTCTTTCTGAAAACTTTGAGATTGTCACTGTGTAAATCCCAGCATTCCACTTATGTCGGATGTCCGTATTACAGGAACTTCCATCTGAACCGGCCGCCTTTCTCTCCGTCACGTCTTGATGCGGCCCAGTCGCTCACACATGATGGATAGGTACTGAGTGAACTTCACCATGGCAACGATAATGGCTCCTCCAATCAGTGTGCAGGTTGGCCAGAACAGGGAGTGGAAGACGGCGACCCGACCGTAAATCTGAGTCAAAATGGCACAGTCCATCCTCTCCGCAGGGTCCGTGAAACACTGAACTGAGTGCTGAGGTCTGAGACGCCCAGAAATGTTCTGAACTATGGCATGTGTGGCTGCATAGTCTTTACGACACTTTGGGATGTAGAAGCACTGAGggaaaggaggaagaaagaaagagttaAGAATATATCATTAagttatgttatatatatatatatatatatattctctaGATAAATAATATTATGATACAGCGGTCTGGTCTTGTGGCAGAGGGCGATATAAACATATATGCTTATATATATCAAATTACATACACTATGATTCCTGTTCTACTCATTTCCAATACATGCATATAGAATTACAAACTCTTATTGCTGCTAGACGAATAGGAATAAATAACGAATCAAAACCAATCtttatagcacttttctagtcttgatgacccctCAAAGCACCTTAAAGTTTTTCCGTTCACCCATTAACACTCATACACTGCATCTACATGCAACACTTTCTGTATCACACATCCATCACAAGCTGtcggcacagctgtcaggggcaaaCTTGGGTTTGGTGTCTTGCCCACCAAAAACGTCAGCATGCGATATGTGGGAGACAGACCAAACTCGTAGACGACCAACTCTACCTTACTGAGCCCCAGCCGCCCCccaaatattttattaataaacgACTCCATGCCCGTGTGTGTGCTTAATACTATATACCACTGTTCAATCAACTGGCTTATTGAATGAACATGGTCTGTAGGTTTGCAATCCGAAGCCATTAGaagtctatgagtgtgtgtgagtaagtCTTTGGGGGGTGGATTTAATGAGCGGCTTTCTGAAAAAACTCATTATTAAACAATAGATATATGTAATGTTAATTAATGGGAAAACACATGGTTAGAATGACTCAATGAAAAAATGTTTCAGGGATTctagcagcagcatcatcagatGTTGAGTACCTCAGGGTTGTTGTCCTCAGTCTCCTCGTTGTGCAGCAGTCGCATCACCTTTCCTGAGGAGTTGAGGCTGACGTAGACCTGGAGACAGGGGTAACGGGAGTTCTTCCAGCACTCCGACCCACAGCTGTACGAACAGTTTACATCCCACATGATGGTGGAGTTCACGATGGTGCAGCTGACCTCATTAGTCCACACACTGTGGGAAAGAGCAATGATTTCCACTTGTTGCAGAGATCGTATATCTCTGATTACATAAATGGATTGATCTAACAACAACTGCGTTCAGACAAAACTGATGCATTTGTTGCTCTGTGGCCTGAAAGTGTCTTTACCTGTCCGAGTAAGAGCGCAGTATGGTGATTCCCAGGACAAAGTACGTCATGACAGAGAAGAAGACCATGCTGAGGCCCAGCAGTATGGCTctgtcctctcctgctctcagaGCTGTCACCGTCTTCCTCTTGTCCAGCACCTCATACTCACGGAACTTCTGGTAGATGGATCTGAACATGTGTATCAAAGAAGATAGACAGGCTAAGCTCTCTGTAAATTCTGAAGTGTCGAGTAAAGCTAGGCTTAGACTGGTTACTGCTCAAACCCACACTGTACCAGTGACATGACCTGACttttcaatcaattaatcaatccaACAAATTAGATATGCGTGATACGAATTAAGttgcaaacaaacatttaccATGCTGGTAGATCGCAGATCAGAGATCACGATGGCGTAACATGCATTGTGATCATTTTTGCTGCTGATGATGGctcctgatggtggatcctgatagTGGTGGTGGATCATGATGATGGGTCATGGCGGCAGCTGATCTACTCACATATTCTAACATTACTCCCAATAactcctcccttcatctctgtcagatattttctttgtagaaatactaaacattgacacacttcAAATAtatgttacaaactgtttcttcgaatcaatgttgtaaatattgatattttgttTATGGGGGTGCACTGAAATAGTTCATTTTCCAGCAGGTGAGTAGTCAGAAGCGGGTGACAGAAGACTACATATCTGACTACTGACT
The nucleotide sequence above comes from Platichthys flesus chromosome 9, fPlaFle2.1, whole genome shotgun sequence. Encoded proteins:
- the s100p gene encoding calcium-activated potassium channel subunit beta-2 isoform X1 gives rise to the protein MLTQRSFRKAETHCTSGRVNTSGSNGGLPYPHASERMFLLTGSKATNGRSEHRSIYQKFREYEVLDKRKTVTALRAGEDRAILLGLSMVFFSVMTYFVLGITILRSYSDSVWTNEVSCTIVNSTIMWDVNCSYSCGSECWKNSRYPCLQVYVSLNSSGKVMRLLHNEETEDNNPECFYIPKCRKDYAATHAIVQNISGRLRPQHSVQCFTDPAERMDCAILTQIYGRVAVFHSLFWPTCTLIGGAIIVAMVKFTQYLSIMCERLGRIKT
- the s100p gene encoding calcium-activated potassium channel subunit beta-2 isoform X2; the encoded protein is MFLLTGSKATNGRSEHRSIYQKFREYEVLDKRKTVTALRAGEDRAILLGLSMVFFSVMTYFVLGITILRSYSDSVWTNEVSCTIVNSTIMWDVNCSYSCGSECWKNSRYPCLQVYVSLNSSGKVMRLLHNEETEDNNPECFYIPKCRKDYAATHAIVQNISGRLRPQHSVQCFTDPAERMDCAILTQIYGRVAVFHSLFWPTCTLIGGAIIVAMVKFTQYLSIMCERLGRIKT